A genomic window from Pseudomonadales bacterium includes:
- a CDS encoding cation:proton antiporter: protein MELIYILLILLTLSRVAAEIAERLGQAPLVGELIAGVGLGILAHQQADSLPILSGLSENEIFTGISDLAIFFLMMLAGMELRPKDMASAGGRASSIAIGGMLIPVAAGVGLAWLYIPQSEYWFAQSIFLAVALAITAVPVAVRVLMDLDQLDTEMGRTVVSAAVIDDALSLVLLGILTAILASGALPDVGEILTIIGQTIAFFIIAVIIGQYVFPRLGGLLQRLHIEESGFSMLLIAALAYAMLAEALGVHFILGAFLAGLFFGRRRVLQEDHGAVEDQVKGITAGFFAPVFFAGIGMHLSGAALLAVPGFVLVLITAAILSKLIGAGVAARMCGMNSRDSLSVGVAMSSRGAVELVIADIALRAGLFDVPEPPPVIVEYLFSAVVIMAITTTVLAPLILRILTPRS from the coding sequence ATGGAACTCATCTACATCCTCCTCATCCTGCTGACCCTGAGCCGGGTCGCCGCAGAAATTGCGGAACGACTGGGACAGGCGCCCCTGGTGGGAGAACTGATCGCCGGTGTCGGACTGGGCATACTCGCCCATCAGCAGGCGGACTCACTGCCAATACTCTCCGGGCTCAGTGAGAACGAGATTTTCACCGGTATCAGCGATCTCGCTATCTTTTTTCTGATGATGCTGGCCGGGATGGAGCTGAGACCCAAGGACATGGCTTCAGCTGGCGGCCGTGCCAGCAGCATTGCCATCGGCGGCATGCTGATCCCTGTGGCTGCCGGTGTTGGTCTCGCCTGGCTGTACATCCCCCAGTCCGAATACTGGTTCGCACAGTCGATCTTTCTCGCGGTAGCGCTGGCTATCACCGCAGTACCCGTCGCGGTACGGGTGCTCATGGACCTCGATCAGCTGGATACGGAAATGGGCCGCACGGTCGTCTCGGCTGCAGTAATCGACGATGCATTGAGCCTGGTACTGCTCGGGATTCTCACTGCAATCCTCGCGTCAGGCGCGCTACCAGACGTCGGAGAGATACTGACGATCATCGGCCAGACCATCGCTTTCTTCATCATCGCCGTAATTATCGGTCAGTATGTTTTTCCGCGGCTTGGCGGTCTGCTGCAGAGGTTACACATCGAAGAGTCCGGATTCAGCATGCTGCTCATTGCCGCCCTGGCTTACGCGATGCTCGCGGAAGCCCTGGGGGTGCATTTCATTCTGGGCGCTTTTCTAGCCGGCCTGTTCTTCGGCCGGCGACGCGTGCTGCAGGAGGATCATGGGGCAGTGGAAGATCAGGTGAAAGGCATCACCGCCGGTTTCTTTGCCCCCGTCTTTTTCGCAGGAATCGGCATGCATCTGTCCGGCGCCGCGTTGCTGGCAGTGCCGGGTTTTGTACTGGTGCTCATCACTGCCGCGATCCTGAGCAAGCTCATCGGAGCGGGTGTCGCCGCGCGGATGTGTGGCATGAACAGCCGGGATTCCCTGTCGGTCGGCGTCGCAATGAGTTCAAGAGGTGCGGTGGAGCTGGTGATCGCAGATATCGCTCTGCGCGCAGGACTGTTCGACGTCCCAGAACCTCCGCCGGTGATCGTTGAGTATCTTTTTTCAGCCGTGGTCATCATGGCGATTACAACAACAGTATTAGCGCCGCTGATCCTGCGCATACTGACACCCAGGTCCTGA
- a CDS encoding gamma-glutamyl-gamma-aminobutyrate hydrolase family protein (Members of this family of hydrolases with an active site Cys residue belong to MEROPS family C26.), translating to MSGPRRGAAAPRLLVALTLRLSGARVVQVGPGRVDLPAGSYHGVVVTGGHDVEPVLYARESEVLPRYDRERDEFESALIDEALSNGIPMLGICRGAQLLNVRLGGDLHQDLRSHRHHTSHRRTLLPLKAISICESSQLAALIGATDIRVNSLHQQAIDRLGEGLSVSARDRDQIVQGVEHKDFDFLIGTQWHPEFLVFRRADRNLFAGLVDAARRRCQAESES from the coding sequence GTGTCGGGTCCCCGCCGCGGCGCGGCCGCGCCGCGTCTGCTGGTTGCGCTCACCCTGCGCCTGAGTGGTGCACGAGTTGTACAGGTGGGTCCTGGCCGGGTGGATCTGCCTGCGGGCTCCTACCATGGCGTCGTGGTTACCGGCGGGCACGATGTTGAACCGGTGCTGTATGCCAGGGAATCTGAGGTGCTTCCACGCTATGACCGGGAGCGGGACGAATTCGAGTCCGCCCTCATCGACGAGGCACTTTCGAACGGAATACCTATGCTGGGTATCTGCCGTGGGGCACAGCTTCTCAACGTCCGGCTCGGTGGCGACCTGCATCAGGATCTGCGCAGCCACCGACACCACACATCCCACCGGAGAACCCTGTTGCCTCTGAAAGCGATCAGCATCTGCGAAAGCAGCCAATTGGCTGCTCTGATAGGTGCCACGGACATCCGGGTCAACAGTCTGCATCAGCAGGCAATAGACAGACTGGGTGAGGGTCTGAGTGTTTCCGCGAGGGACAGGGACCAGATCGTGCAGGGCGTGGAGCACAAGGATTTCGATTTTCTGATCGGTACGCAATGGCATCCCGAGTTTCTGGTGTTCAGGCGAGCTGACCGGAACCTGTTTGCCGGGCTTGTCGATGCGGCCAGACGGCGTTGCCAGGCTGAGTCAGAATCCTGA
- a CDS encoding amidoligase family protein gives MGVELEFAGLDIDTAADVVAEYFGASIQHDTDYEKIIAAGDSGEWVVEVDFELLKAFGRKVQGDDEPTLGLELLDEIAEDLLARTSLPLVPLEVVSPPIPMDRLQEVNALIGALRKAGALGTGESWAYAFGMHLNPELPGLDSDTITRYLKAFFCLYDWLVEHSDLDLTRRLTPYIDPFPAEYVRTVVSTGYRPDIDQLIDDYLDANPTRNRILDMLPLFSHLDAPRVAARVDDPRIKSRPTLHYRLPNCEIDREGWDLGGDWARWLQVEHLAADPTRLDSLCQRFSSHLDTGEKLFSDNRFTIDPSRDLTRL, from the coding sequence ATGGGTGTCGAGCTCGAGTTCGCCGGCCTCGATATCGACACGGCGGCAGATGTCGTTGCTGAGTATTTCGGCGCCAGCATCCAACACGATACCGACTACGAGAAGATAATCGCAGCCGGTGACTCTGGTGAGTGGGTTGTGGAAGTAGACTTCGAACTGCTCAAGGCTTTCGGGCGCAAGGTCCAGGGTGATGATGAGCCGACATTGGGGCTTGAGCTACTCGATGAGATCGCCGAAGACCTGCTCGCGCGCACGAGCCTGCCGCTTGTGCCGCTCGAGGTGGTCAGCCCGCCCATTCCCATGGATCGACTGCAGGAGGTCAACGCACTCATTGGCGCTCTGCGGAAGGCGGGGGCGCTCGGAACCGGGGAGAGCTGGGCCTATGCCTTCGGCATGCACCTCAATCCGGAACTGCCCGGGCTAGATTCCGACACCATCACCCGGTATCTGAAGGCGTTTTTCTGTCTCTACGACTGGCTGGTTGAGCACTCAGACCTGGATCTGACCCGCAGGCTCACCCCCTATATCGACCCGTTTCCTGCAGAGTACGTACGCACTGTGGTGAGCACCGGGTATCGACCCGATATCGATCAGCTGATCGATGACTACCTTGATGCCAACCCGACCCGCAATCGCATACTCGACATGCTGCCGCTGTTCAGCCACCTCGATGCACCCCGTGTGGCAGCCCGCGTGGACGATCCCCGTATCAAGTCCCGGCCCACGCTCCACTACCGTCTGCCGAACTGCGAAATCGACCGCGAGGGGTGGGATCTGGGCGGTGACTGGGCCCGCTGGCTGCAGGTCGAACATCTTGCCGCCGACCCCACGCGGCTGGACAGCCTTTGTCAGCGCTTCAGCAGCCATCTGGACACTGGTGAGAAGCTGTTCTCAGACAATCGCTTTACGATCGATCCGAGTCGCGACCTGACCCGCTTGTGA
- a CDS encoding superoxide dismutase, with translation MSFKLKPLPFKKSALEPHISERTLSYHYDKHHAGYVSKLNNAVDDSALAGKTLEEIITSDPEQSVYNVAAQVWNHDFYWQSLSPEKSGPDSVLSDLIKECFRSRASLEEQFKKAALDEFGSGWAWLYFDQETSRLAVSSTSGAACPLGSNRVPLLTIDVWEHAYYLDYQNDRAEYLEHTLMHLLNWEHANRQLAQALETV, from the coding sequence ATGTCGTTCAAACTCAAACCCTTACCTTTCAAGAAAAGCGCGCTTGAACCGCATATCAGTGAACGTACGCTGTCTTATCACTACGACAAACACCATGCCGGTTACGTCAGTAAGCTGAACAATGCTGTGGACGATTCAGCGCTCGCAGGCAAGACCCTCGAAGAGATCATCACCAGCGATCCAGAGCAGTCGGTTTACAATGTTGCCGCTCAAGTCTGGAACCACGACTTCTACTGGCAGTCTCTGAGTCCGGAAAAATCCGGGCCGGATTCTGTGTTGTCCGACCTGATCAAAGAGTGTTTCAGATCCCGGGCCTCGCTCGAAGAGCAGTTCAAAAAAGCCGCGCTGGATGAGTTCGGTTCCGGATGGGCCTGGCTGTATTTTGATCAGGAAACCAGCCGGCTCGCTGTGAGCAGCACCAGTGGCGCCGCCTGTCCGTTAGGGAGCAATCGAGTGCCACTGCTGACGATCGACGTCTGGGAGCACGCCTACTACCTGGACTATCAGAACGACCGGGCCGAATATCTGGAGCACACTCTGATGCATCTGCTGAACTGGGAGCACGCAAACCGACAGCTCGCGCAAGCGCTGGAAACCGTTTGA
- a CDS encoding dodecin family protein, translated as MDNVYKTIEITGSSRSSIEDAVQQAIKRTGESLHSLRWFEVADIRGHLEKGEIDHWQVTVKIGFTLDEKETK; from the coding sequence ATGGACAACGTATACAAGACAATCGAAATAACCGGCTCATCCCGATCCTCCATCGAAGATGCCGTGCAGCAGGCAATAAAACGCACAGGAGAAAGTCTGCACAGTCTGCGATGGTTTGAAGTCGCCGACATCCGTGGACATCTGGAGAAGGGTGAAATTGATCACTGGCAGGTCACTGTGAAAATCGGCTTCACTCTGGATGAGAAAGAGACGAAGTGA
- a CDS encoding antibiotic biosynthesis monooxygenase: protein MIFVFEVHIRDGYTAEQYADAWIRASQIIQQAPGARGTRLHRKLDDSRVLLAIATWESKSSRDAMEANAQRRVRQIISEQAEFCDIRVIGEFSDAEWRVDPTDRR from the coding sequence ATGATCTTTGTCTTCGAAGTTCACATCCGCGATGGGTACACGGCGGAGCAATACGCTGATGCCTGGATACGCGCCAGTCAGATCATCCAGCAGGCACCTGGCGCTCGAGGCACTCGGCTGCACCGCAAGCTGGATGACTCCCGGGTACTGCTGGCCATAGCCACATGGGAATCAAAATCCTCACGCGATGCCATGGAGGCAAATGCCCAGAGGCGGGTCAGACAGATCATCAGCGAACAGGCCGAATTCTGCGATATCCGGGTCATTGGTGAGTTCTCCGACGCGGAATGGCGGGTGGATCCAACAGACAGGCGTTGA
- a CDS encoding universal stress protein — translation MKPLERLLVVMNPGALADGDQHGEALVRAREIADRAGCEIQLFSTCYDASLTPSMFIAPELIDNERQKKVDERYDALCDVAKSLRARGYAVSCEVNWSYPPAEAIAAKALADGSDLVIKQPDDHSYVAGIFSNTDWDLIRTCPTPCLFTRKTDVEGGTHSVLACIDPTRDIGDDQQTGTLDYAVYEAAQQVAGIFSSPIDVVNAFEIPASLRQQFVSYAPTLPSLTGAAIPADVAFLHEDHAARHGSALQSFADHFDYPLEDIIIRQGNPAQVICQVAKEHGAGMIVMGALERGRLERALLSVNAEPVLADAPCDVLFVKPADHSVSLDDLKVPLIRRRTPGAAGRMLDPVDVDLEQAMKDPAAVFKDPMFVNRRPDISPEDKRRILESWELDRTGLQESAYEGELVSDTEDRVKVATLRSVKKAERLLVGSAL, via the coding sequence ATGAAACCACTCGAAAGACTTCTCGTTGTCATGAACCCGGGCGCCCTGGCGGACGGGGACCAGCACGGAGAGGCGCTCGTCCGCGCCAGGGAGATTGCTGACCGCGCCGGTTGTGAAATTCAACTCTTCAGCACGTGCTACGACGCTTCTCTTACCCCTTCCATGTTTATCGCGCCTGAGCTGATCGACAACGAACGTCAGAAGAAGGTCGATGAGCGATACGACGCACTATGCGATGTCGCAAAAAGTCTGAGAGCCCGCGGATATGCTGTGAGTTGCGAAGTCAACTGGAGTTATCCCCCGGCAGAGGCGATCGCGGCAAAGGCATTGGCTGATGGATCCGACCTCGTGATCAAACAGCCCGATGACCACAGTTACGTTGCCGGCATATTCAGCAACACCGACTGGGATCTCATTCGTACCTGCCCCACTCCCTGTCTGTTCACCCGAAAAACAGACGTTGAGGGTGGCACACACAGTGTGCTCGCCTGTATCGACCCAACCCGGGATATCGGAGACGATCAGCAGACGGGTACCCTCGACTACGCGGTCTATGAAGCCGCGCAGCAGGTCGCCGGTATCTTCTCCTCTCCGATCGACGTGGTGAACGCCTTCGAAATTCCGGCATCACTGCGGCAGCAGTTCGTATCCTACGCACCTACCCTGCCATCCCTGACCGGCGCTGCCATCCCGGCAGATGTGGCGTTCCTGCACGAAGACCATGCAGCCCGCCATGGCAGCGCGCTGCAGTCCTTCGCCGATCACTTCGACTATCCACTGGAAGACATCATTATCCGCCAGGGTAATCCGGCCCAGGTCATCTGCCAGGTCGCGAAAGAGCACGGTGCGGGCATGATCGTCATGGGCGCACTCGAGCGTGGTCGCCTGGAAAGAGCGCTATTGAGTGTCAATGCAGAACCGGTCCTTGCCGACGCACCCTGCGATGTGCTTTTCGTCAAACCCGCCGATCACTCAGTCTCTCTCGACGATCTGAAGGTGCCTCTGATCCGGCGCAGGACGCCCGGGGCAGCGGGCAGGATGCTCGATCCTGTCGATGTCGATCTGGAGCAGGCCATGAAAGATCCGGCAGCCGTGTTCAAAGATCCTATGTTCGTAAATCGAAGGCCGGATATCTCACCGGAAGATAAACGGCGGATTCTCGAATCCTGGGAACTGGATCGGACCGGACTGCAGGAAAGCGCCTATGAAGGCGAGCTGGTTTCGGATACCGAAGATCGCGTCAAAGTCGCGACACTCAGATCTGTGAAAAAGGCGGAGAGGCTGCTGGTCGGATCTGCGCTCTGA
- a CDS encoding ferritin-like domain-containing protein: protein MNTTATVDKTRLIELLNEDLSLEYRSVLQYVHQLATIKGAKYQQTLNELGDHLNQELEHALILSKQIDFLGGEPTTEVAPVHRSKDAQRALEDDLALESTQLRRYRKRVDQAAELGLPDVAEALAPVLHQTQDHMRDLQKALGR, encoded by the coding sequence ATGAATACAACAGCTACCGTGGACAAGACCCGACTCATCGAACTGCTTAACGAAGATCTGTCACTGGAGTACCGTTCGGTACTTCAGTACGTGCATCAGCTCGCAACGATTAAAGGCGCGAAGTATCAGCAGACACTGAACGAGCTTGGCGACCATCTGAACCAGGAGCTGGAGCATGCGCTCATACTGTCGAAACAGATCGACTTCCTTGGTGGAGAGCCAACCACGGAGGTTGCGCCGGTGCATCGGAGCAAAGATGCGCAACGCGCACTGGAAGATGATCTTGCCCTGGAATCCACGCAGCTCAGGCGTTATCGCAAGCGTGTGGACCAGGCAGCCGAGCTCGGCCTGCCCGATGTTGCCGAGGCGCTTGCACCTGTACTGCACCAGACCCAGGATCATATGCGGGATCTGCAGAAAGCGCTGGGACGATAA
- a CDS encoding sigma-54 dependent transcriptional regulator translates to MKPSALIVDDDDRHAADLAAILERHGFRVARFKHPKDLRNADDGGVYAIAFITLECGGASGLDLLGETCLQEASELILMNAIDQPALVNRGIALGATYFFIKPFDEGFVDTLLKDLAAEERPAAEPETVDVALDQFGLLRGSSKPMRRLYRTMRKVAPSDASVLLVGESGTGKELVARSLHMMSGRADQDFVAMNCAAIPKDLFESELFGHEKGSFSGAVRQHRGFFERAHGGTLFLDEITEMPIELQAKLLRVLELGEFRRVGAENDTSSDVRIIASTNRVPEEAIDQGLLREDLYYRVARFPLYMPPLNQRGSDVIGLAQFFLNELNGEYETAVSFGDSAIEQIRAYQWPGNVRELRSVIERAYILANDQIELDHMKDLDLSDGQEEDFIRVAATDSVEDAERKLIYAALEAHDSDKRAAARSLGISLKTLYNRLNQYSEDETSSGADIERPSE, encoded by the coding sequence ATGAAACCTTCCGCACTCATTGTAGACGACGATGACAGACACGCTGCAGATCTCGCTGCGATCCTGGAGCGACATGGATTCCGTGTCGCGCGTTTCAAACATCCAAAGGATCTGCGCAATGCGGATGATGGCGGGGTATACGCAATTGCCTTCATTACTCTGGAGTGCGGAGGCGCGAGCGGCCTCGACCTGCTTGGGGAAACCTGCCTGCAGGAAGCATCAGAGCTGATTCTGATGAATGCGATCGATCAGCCCGCGCTGGTTAACAGGGGCATCGCGCTGGGGGCAACCTATTTTTTCATAAAGCCATTCGATGAAGGGTTCGTGGATACCTTGCTTAAAGACCTGGCCGCGGAAGAACGTCCTGCGGCAGAGCCGGAGACCGTCGATGTGGCTCTGGATCAGTTCGGTCTGCTCCGAGGCAGCTCGAAGCCGATGCGCCGGCTCTACCGAACCATGCGCAAGGTCGCCCCGTCGGATGCCAGTGTGCTTCTGGTAGGTGAAAGTGGAACCGGCAAGGAACTGGTCGCCCGCTCTCTGCACATGATGAGTGGGCGTGCAGATCAGGATTTCGTGGCGATGAACTGTGCAGCGATTCCGAAGGACCTGTTCGAAAGCGAACTGTTCGGTCATGAGAAAGGCAGTTTCAGTGGTGCAGTGCGTCAACATCGAGGTTTTTTCGAACGTGCACATGGCGGTACGCTGTTTCTGGATGAAATCACCGAAATGCCCATCGAGTTGCAGGCAAAACTGCTCAGAGTGCTGGAACTCGGTGAGTTCCGCAGGGTCGGCGCGGAAAATGACACTTCCAGCGATGTACGCATCATTGCTTCAACCAATCGCGTTCCCGAAGAGGCGATTGATCAGGGTCTGCTTCGGGAAGATCTCTATTATCGGGTAGCCCGTTTTCCTCTGTATATGCCGCCGCTCAACCAGCGCGGGTCAGACGTCATTGGCCTGGCGCAGTTTTTTCTCAATGAACTCAATGGCGAATACGAAACAGCAGTCAGTTTCGGGGATTCAGCCATCGAGCAGATCAGGGCCTATCAGTGGCCGGGCAACGTAAGAGAACTGCGCAGCGTCATTGAAAGGGCCTATATCCTCGCCAACGATCAGATCGAACTCGATCACATGAAGGATCTCGATCTGAGCGATGGCCAGGAAGAAGATTTCATCCGGGTCGCCGCAACCGACTCTGTCGAGGATGCGGAACGTAAACTGATTTACGCGGCGCTCGAGGCGCACGATTCGGACAAACGTGCGGCGGCGCGATCCCTGGGAATATCGCTGAAAACTCTCTATAACCGGTTGAACCAGTACTCTGAGGATGAAACATCTTCTGGCGCCGATATCGAGCGGCCTTCCGAGTAG
- the katG gene encoding catalase/peroxidase HPI produces the protein MARTSQFWWPQTLNLEPLRAHDARSNPYGEDFDYTAAFNSIDLQALKNDIETTLTNSQDWWPADWGHYGGLMIRMAWHSAGTYRVHDGRGGADGGQQRFEPLNSWPDNVSLDKARRLLWPVKQKYGRSISWADLMILAGNVSLESMGFETLGFAGGRVDDWEADLVYWGPETEMLANDKRYDEAGNLEKPLAAVQMGLIYVNPEGPNGNSDPLSAAADMRESFGRMAMNDEEIVALVAGGHTLGKAHGARPADCVGPAPAAAAVEEQGFGWKNKCGTGKGADAMTSGLEGAWTSTPTAWSILYLDNLFRFEWKQVKSPAGATQWIPTDETASTLVPDAHDPTKRHAPIMFTTDMALKLDPGFRMISERFLKNPKAFDMAFAKAWFKLTHRDLGPRSRYLGSDVPADVFVWQDPVPAVDHKLISDKGADTLKKEILKSGLTLPELVKTAWASASTYRGSDMRGGANGARIRLSPQASWAVNDPQELPRVLKTLTDIQNRFNSSAARGERVSLADVIVLGGVAAIEQAAREAGHKVKVPFAPGRTDATQEMTDAGSFAVLEPTADAFRNYFSADSYAPPAEMMVEKADLLTLTVPEMTVLIGGMRVLNANAGQARHGVLTEKPGTLSNDFFVNLLDMSTVWAKSPQAEGIYEGRDRVTNEVKWTATTVDLVFGSNSELRAVAEAYASADGEAQFVKDFVAAWTKVMNLDRFDLN, from the coding sequence ATGGCCAGGACCAGTCAGTTCTGGTGGCCACAGACTCTCAACCTGGAGCCTCTTCGGGCTCACGATGCCAGGTCCAATCCGTACGGTGAAGATTTCGACTACACCGCAGCGTTCAACAGCATCGATCTGCAAGCGTTGAAGAACGACATTGAGACGACACTGACGAATTCCCAGGACTGGTGGCCCGCAGACTGGGGTCATTACGGCGGACTGATGATCCGGATGGCATGGCACAGTGCGGGCACCTACCGGGTGCATGATGGCCGTGGCGGCGCCGATGGCGGTCAGCAGCGTTTCGAACCGCTCAACAGCTGGCCGGACAATGTCAGCCTCGACAAAGCACGTCGTCTGCTCTGGCCGGTCAAGCAGAAATACGGCCGCAGTATCTCCTGGGCCGATCTCATGATTCTGGCGGGTAATGTGTCCCTGGAATCCATGGGTTTTGAAACCCTCGGCTTCGCGGGTGGCCGGGTCGATGACTGGGAAGCGGACCTCGTTTACTGGGGACCCGAAACGGAGATGCTGGCCAACGACAAACGCTACGATGAAGCGGGCAATCTGGAAAAACCCCTGGCTGCTGTGCAGATGGGCCTGATCTATGTGAATCCTGAGGGTCCGAACGGTAACAGCGACCCGCTCTCTGCAGCAGCGGACATGCGCGAATCCTTTGGTCGCATGGCCATGAATGACGAAGAGATCGTCGCGCTGGTTGCCGGTGGCCACACGCTGGGCAAGGCACACGGCGCGCGACCCGCGGACTGTGTGGGTCCTGCACCGGCTGCAGCAGCTGTGGAGGAGCAGGGCTTCGGCTGGAAAAACAAGTGCGGCACCGGCAAGGGTGCGGATGCGATGACCAGTGGACTCGAAGGGGCCTGGACTTCCACCCCCACCGCCTGGTCCATTCTCTACCTCGACAACCTGTTCAGATTCGAATGGAAACAGGTGAAGAGCCCGGCGGGCGCTACCCAGTGGATTCCGACGGACGAAACAGCATCGACTCTGGTGCCGGATGCGCACGATCCGACGAAGCGGCATGCACCCATCATGTTCACCACAGACATGGCGTTGAAGCTGGATCCGGGTTTTCGAATGATCTCCGAGCGCTTCCTGAAGAATCCGAAAGCATTCGACATGGCATTTGCAAAGGCCTGGTTCAAACTGACCCATCGCGACCTGGGCCCCCGCAGCCGCTACCTGGGCAGCGATGTACCAGCGGACGTTTTCGTCTGGCAGGATCCGGTGCCTGCGGTTGATCACAAGCTGATCAGTGACAAAGGTGCAGACACCCTCAAAAAAGAAATCCTGAAATCAGGATTGACGCTGCCTGAACTGGTGAAGACCGCCTGGGCGTCCGCATCCACCTATCGGGGATCCGATATGCGTGGTGGTGCAAACGGTGCGCGCATCCGCCTGTCACCCCAGGCCAGCTGGGCCGTCAATGATCCTCAGGAGCTGCCCCGGGTACTGAAGACGCTGACCGATATTCAGAATCGCTTCAACAGCTCCGCTGCACGGGGCGAAAGGGTGTCGCTGGCTGATGTGATCGTACTGGGTGGCGTTGCCGCAATCGAACAGGCAGCCAGGGAAGCCGGACACAAAGTCAAAGTGCCTTTCGCACCGGGTCGCACCGATGCAACCCAGGAGATGACGGATGCAGGTTCGTTTGCGGTTCTGGAGCCGACGGCAGATGCGTTCCGGAACTATTTCAGCGCCGACAGCTACGCCCCGCCGGCAGAGATGATGGTGGAAAAGGCGGATCTGTTGACCCTGACGGTGCCGGAGATGACGGTGCTGATCGGTGGTATGCGTGTCCTGAACGCGAATGCCGGCCAGGCGCGTCACGGTGTGCTCACTGAAAAACCCGGCACGTTGAGTAATGATTTCTTCGTGAACCTTCTCGACATGTCCACGGTCTGGGCGAAATCGCCTCAGGCTGAAGGGATCTATGAAGGAAGAGACCGGGTGACTAACGAAGTGAAATGGACTGCGACGACCGTAGACCTCGTGTTTGGATCAAACTCAGAGTTGCGTGCTGTGGCGGAAGCCTACGCGTCTGCAGACGGCGAAGCACAGTTCGTGAAAGATTTCGTCGCAGCCTGGACCAAGGTGATGAATCTCGATCGGTTCGATCTGAACTGA
- a CDS encoding LysR substrate-binding domain-containing protein — MISIKQLTYALAVEQTLHFKKAAELSNISQSALSTALTELEKQLGLQIFERDNKKVLVTPVGAQVLEKARNILLQVQELQHLADSQREPLSFPMTVGVIPTICPFLLPKVLPMLQERYPQARLNIIEDQSQELVDRVNRGELDAAILALPYPCDGLLTMEFWQEDFYWVALRGAANTQRDEIASNELDHRDLMLLKEGHCLKEHILEACTLSEKFVNTSLGATSLTTLIQMVLGKLGTTLIPHMALDQLISQHGELAAVHLKEKGPHRRIAFAVRPNYTRTSSIDALMELCRQALST, encoded by the coding sequence ATGATATCTATCAAGCAACTCACCTATGCGCTCGCAGTAGAGCAGACGCTCCATTTCAAGAAAGCGGCGGAGCTGAGCAATATCAGCCAGTCGGCGCTGAGCACCGCGCTCACAGAACTTGAAAAGCAACTGGGACTGCAGATCTTCGAGCGGGATAATAAAAAGGTTCTGGTCACACCCGTTGGCGCCCAGGTGCTCGAAAAGGCGCGCAACATACTGCTGCAGGTGCAGGAGTTGCAGCATCTGGCGGACAGTCAGAGAGAGCCATTGAGCTTTCCGATGACCGTCGGGGTGATTCCGACGATCTGTCCCTTCCTTCTGCCCAAAGTCCTGCCAATGCTGCAGGAACGGTATCCGCAGGCCCGGTTGAACATCATCGAAGACCAGTCCCAGGAACTTGTCGACCGGGTCAATCGTGGTGAGCTGGATGCGGCGATTCTGGCGCTGCCTTATCCCTGTGATGGTCTGCTGACCATGGAGTTCTGGCAGGAGGACTTCTACTGGGTGGCGCTGCGCGGCGCCGCAAACACACAACGGGACGAGATCGCCAGCAATGAGCTGGACCATCGTGACCTGATGCTGCTGAAGGAGGGACACTGCCTGAAGGAGCACATCCTGGAGGCCTGCACCCTGTCCGAGAAATTCGTCAATACCTCTCTGGGTGCGACCAGTCTGACTACCCTGATCCAGATGGTGCTCGGTAAGCTGGGTACCACCCTGATCCCCCATATGGCGCTGGATCAGCTGATTTCCCAGCACGGTGAACTGGCGGCGGTGCACCTGAAAGAAAAAGGCCCCCATCGGCGGATCGCCTTTGCGGTACGGCCCAACTATACCCGCACATCCAGTATCGACGCCTTGATGGAGCTGTGCCGGCAAGCATTGTCAACTTAA